The Saprospiraceae bacterium genome includes the window GTGGTTCTTTACTAAAACGGCAGGTATTTTTCGATTGATAAACTTATTGAGCTGAGAAAACGGTAAATCAAGCGAAACCGTCGGAAAAGGTTCACCCATAATATCCGCTACTTTTTTATCGGAATGTTGCATGGGGTTTTCCAGTAAAAAACTGAGGACAATGTTTTCGGTCAAAGAGCCAACGATGGCACCATTGGCATCTATCACTGGCATTTGTGAGATGTCTCTCGACTTCATAACATCGAAGGCCATTCGGACGGTGTCCTCGCCTTTTACTGACAGAAAGTCCTGGTTTTCCTTACGTGCCAAAACCTCTTTAATTGTCATTTCTTTTTCCAGAAATCCGCGTTCACGCATCCAATCGTCATTATAGATTTTGCCAACATAGCGACTGCCGTGATCGTGGATAACTACAACGACGACATCATCCTTAGTCAGTTTATCTTTGAGTTGTAATAGCCCAGCCATAGCCGAGCCAGCAGAGTAGCCCAAGAGGATGCCTTCTTCCCTGGCTAGCCTTCTCGCCATCAGGGCGCCATCTTTATCTGTTACCTTTTCAAAAAGGTCAATAACATCGAAGTCTACATTTTTGGGAATAATGTCCTCTCCAATCCCTTCCGTGATATAAGGGTAAATTTCTTTTTCGTCAAAAATGCCTGTTTCGTGGTATTTTTTGAAGACGGAGCCATAGGTGTCAATGCCCCATACTTTAATATTAGGGTTTTGCTCCTTCAGGTATTTCCCCGTCCCAGAGATGGTTCCTCCCGTGCCCACACCTACGACCAAGTGGGTGACTTTTCCGTCTGTTTGTTCCCAGATTTCTGGCCCAGTACTTTCGTAATGGGCGAGTCGGTTGGATAAATTATCATACTGATTAAACCAAAAAGCGTTGGGAATTTCCTGGCTCAATCTTTTGGCAACGGAGTAGTAGGATCTTTCATCATCAGGGGTAACATTGGTTGGACAAACAATGACTTCGGATCCGAGGGCCTTTAGCAGGTCAATTTTTTCTTTAGACTGCTTATCGGTGGTGGTGAAAATGGAGCGATAGCCCTTAACGGCCCCGGCAATGGCTAAGCCCATACCCGTATTGCCGCTCGTACATTCAATAATGGTGCCACCGGGACGTAAATCTCCTTTAGCTTCGGCATCTTCAACCATTTTTAGTGCCATGCGATCTTTGATGGAGTGGCCAGGATTGAAAGTTTCTACTTTCATTAATACTTGGGCGGGGATTTCTTTTACGACCTTATGGAGTTGAACCAGCGGGGTATTGCCAATCGTTTCAAGGATATTGTTTTTAATATTCATTCATTAGATTTTAGGGTGCAAAGGTACTAGAAAAG containing:
- a CDS encoding pyridoxal-phosphate dependent enzyme, which gives rise to MNIKNNILETIGNTPLVQLHKVVKEIPAQVLMKVETFNPGHSIKDRMALKMVEDAEAKGDLRPGGTIIECTSGNTGMGLAIAGAVKGYRSIFTTTDKQSKEKIDLLKALGSEVIVCPTNVTPDDERSYYSVAKRLSQEIPNAFWFNQYDNLSNRLAHYESTGPEIWEQTDGKVTHLVVGVGTGGTISGTGKYLKEQNPNIKVWGIDTYGSVFKKYHETGIFDEKEIYPYITEGIGEDIIPKNVDFDVIDLFEKVTDKDGALMARRLAREEGILLGYSAGSAMAGLLQLKDKLTKDDVVVVVIHDHGSRYVGKIYNDDWMRERGFLEKEMTIKEVLARKENQDFLSVKGEDTVRMAFDVMKSRDISQMPVIDANGAIVGSLTENIVLSFLLENPMQHSDKKVADIMGEPFPTVSLDLPFSQLNKFINRKIPAVLVKNHSGQFQILTQYDIIQAM